The sequence AGTCCAGGGGATCATGATGAGCGGTCAGCGATGTGCAGTCGGCGGAGGAGGTTTATGGAAGAGGACGACTTCTGGATGCGGCTGGAGTCCCGCATCTGCGGAGAGCTTCAAGGTTTCGAGGACAGGCAGCTCCGCTGGAACTGGTGCGACGGCCTTGTCGCTGAACAGTACGACCTGCTGCGCGAGGAGCCGTGTATCCGGGGCCGTGCCTGGGTGCGGGCCGAGCGGGCAGGAGCCCTGGAAGTTCGTCCTGCTTGTCGACGCAGCCGCACGATCGCGCGAAGAGATTAACTGGTCGGCACTGATGCCTGACGACCGGATGACGGGCTGGCTATTTGCTGATGCTCCAAACAAGACGATGATCATCGACCCGTTGTCGTGCTACCCGGACTAGGCATCCTCATCTGGCCGCGATGAGCGCGGTCTCGCGCTCATCGCGGCCCCCCTTTGCGCTTGTTGCTACCAGGCCCCGACATGGCACTGTGGACCATATGGCGGACACGAAGATGACCGAATCTGCCGGAGAGCGTTGCCGCCGTTCCGCTACTGCTGGGCGTCACTCTGCAGCGTGATGCGACCGACGGGCCGACTGTGCCAAGCGGTATGCGCGTGCGACCGTGGACGAAGTGGCGGCAAGCTGCGGACGGGACGGCAACCAGACCGTCTGAATGCCGAGTTGTTCGTTCATCGTCGTACCGAAGGTTCTCGGCCGTACGCACGCCGCGGACGATGACCGTGGCGCCGCGGCGTAGGCAGTAGGCAGTGGTCAGGCCGGTCCAGGTGTCCACCTCGACATTGCCCCAGGCTGCCGGCATGGCGTCGCCCACGAGTACGGCCCTTGTCTCGGCCTCGGCGGTTGGTCGCTTGTTCGCGTTCACCGCCAGCGACACGATGACCCGGTCGAACATCACCCGAGCACGGGCCACCAGGTCGCGGTGCCCCGAGGTGAACGGATCGAACGTGCCGGGATAGACCGCCAACGAACCGTGTACCGGCGCCGCCCCGCGATC is a genomic window of Micromonospora tarapacensis containing:
- a CDS encoding adenylyltransferase/cytidyltransferase family protein; its protein translation is MTATSDRGAAPVHGSLAVYPGTFDPFTSGHRDLVARARVMFDRVIVSLAVNANKRPTAEAETRAVLVGDAMPAAWGNVEVDTWTGLTTAYCLRRGATVIVRGVRTAENLRYDDERTTRHSDGLVAVPSAACRHFVHGRTRIPLGTVGPSVASRCRVTPSSSGTAATLSGRFGHLRVRHMVHSAMSGPGSNKRKGGPR